In one window of Erythrolamprus reginae isolate rEryReg1 chromosome 1, rEryReg1.hap1, whole genome shotgun sequence DNA:
- the ZBTB42 gene encoding zinc finger and BTB domain-containing protein 42 isoform X1, producing the protein MEFPDHSRQLLQCLSQQRHQGFLCDCTVLVGDAQFRAHRAVLASCSMYFHLFYRDQLDKRDIVHLNSDIVTAPAFGLLLEFMYEGKLEFNSLPVEDVLAAASYLHMYDIVKVCKGKLKDKELCGDEKMNNGSGIPLERDMRVLDEGVPLGRELSPGNKQKLIASEYERSAGKEKDSSYLGWSSEFVSINSALAEAEFDTVVAAEKTRANVCSSVGPLSQRSLNHSLASSGIECALDLSFKPVAGKDSFHPSYVFGQLASNGQQQSGKPLIKGEPESLSDGEEREARCVENQRLGNSAKSLMTGLGTVFAGNGNSQEPEEDLDHEREVSEDDMDSSDIPSLGVLVPPGHICICPLCSKVFPSPHVLQLHLSSHFRDKDVSRTRLSPDGSVPTCTLCGKTFSCMYTLKRHERTHSGEKPYTCGQCGKSFQYSHNLSRHAVVHTREKPHGCKWCERRFTQSGDLYRHIRKFHCGLVKSLVV; encoded by the coding sequence ATGGAGTTCCCAGACCATAGCCGGCAGTTACTGCAGTGTCTGAGTCAGCAGCGTCACCAGGGCTTCCTGTGTGACTGTACTGTTTTAGTTGGAGACGCTCAGTTCCGAGCCCACAGAGCTGTTCTCGCTTCTTGCAGCATGTACTTCCATCTTTTCTACAGGGACCAGCTAGACAAAAGGGACATTGTGCATCTGAACAGTGACATTGTGACAGCCCCAGCCTTTGGCTTGCTGCTTGAATTCATGTACGAAGGCAAGCTGGAGTTCAACAGCCTCCCGGTTGAAGATGTGCTGGCTGCAGCCAGCTACCTTCACATGTACGACATTGTGAAAGTCTGCAAGGGCAAGCTGAAAGATAAGGAGTTGTGCGGGGATGAAAAGATGAACAACGGCAGTGGGATCCCTTTGGAAAGGGACATGCGGGTCCTTGATGAAGGAGTGCCCTTGGGGCGTGAGCTCAGCCCCGGGAATAAACAAAAATTGATTGCTTCAGAATACGAAAGATCAGCTGGGAAAGAAAAGGACAGTAGCTATCTGGGCTGGTCCTCTGAATTTGTAAGTATCAACTCTGCATTAGCAGAAGCAGAATTCGACACCGTGGTGGCAGCTGAGAAAACAAGAGCTAATGTCTGTAGTTCAGTGGGACCTTTGTCCCAAAGATCTCTTAACCACTCCTTGGCTTCATCTGGCATAGAGTGCGCTTTAGACTTGTCTTTCAAGCCTGTGGCTGGGAAGGATTCCTTCCACCCCTCCTATGTCTTTGGACAGCTGGCTTCCAATGGTCAGCAGCAGAGCGGCAAACCCCTGATTAAAGGTGAGCCAGAATCTTTATCAGACggagaagagagggaggcaaGGTGCGTAGAAAATCAGCGTTTGGGGAATTCTGCCAAGAGCCTGATGACAGGATTGGGAACCGTGTTTGCCGGGAATGGCAATTCCCAAGAGCCAGAGGAAGACTTGGATCACGAGCGGGAGGTGAGTGAAGATGACATGGATTCCTCTGACATTCCGTCCTTGGGGGTCTTGGTGCCTCCAGGCCACATCTGTATTTGCCcgctctgcagcaaagtctttcctAGCCCGCATGTCCTCCAGTTGCATCTCAGCTCTCATTTCCGCGACAAGGATGTTTCCAGAACCAGGCTTTCTCCTGATGGTTCGGTGCCTACCTGTACACTTTGTGGCAAGACTTTCTCCTGTATGTACACCTTGAAAAGACACGAGAGGACTCACTCGGGTGAGAAGCCATACACCTGTGGTCAGTGCGGGAAGAGCTTCCAGTATTCTCACAACCTGAGCCGCCATGCCGTGGTGCACACGAGGGAGAAACCCCACGGCTGCAAGTGGTGCGAGAGACGATTCACTCAGTCGGGCGATTTATACAGACACATCCGTAAATTTCACTGTGGCCTTGTAAAGTCACTGGTGGTTTGA
- the ZBTB42 gene encoding zinc finger and BTB domain-containing protein 42 isoform X2: MYEGKLEFNSLPVEDVLAAASYLHMYDIVKVCKGKLKDKELCGDEKMNNGSGIPLERDMRVLDEGVPLGRELSPGNKQKLIASEYERSAGKEKDSSYLGWSSEFVSINSALAEAEFDTVVAAEKTRANVCSSVGPLSQRSLNHSLASSGIECALDLSFKPVAGKDSFHPSYVFGQLASNGQQQSGKPLIKGEPESLSDGEEREARCVENQRLGNSAKSLMTGLGTVFAGNGNSQEPEEDLDHEREVSEDDMDSSDIPSLGVLVPPGHICICPLCSKVFPSPHVLQLHLSSHFRDKDVSRTRLSPDGSVPTCTLCGKTFSCMYTLKRHERTHSGEKPYTCGQCGKSFQYSHNLSRHAVVHTREKPHGCKWCERRFTQSGDLYRHIRKFHCGLVKSLVV, translated from the coding sequence ATGTACGAAGGCAAGCTGGAGTTCAACAGCCTCCCGGTTGAAGATGTGCTGGCTGCAGCCAGCTACCTTCACATGTACGACATTGTGAAAGTCTGCAAGGGCAAGCTGAAAGATAAGGAGTTGTGCGGGGATGAAAAGATGAACAACGGCAGTGGGATCCCTTTGGAAAGGGACATGCGGGTCCTTGATGAAGGAGTGCCCTTGGGGCGTGAGCTCAGCCCCGGGAATAAACAAAAATTGATTGCTTCAGAATACGAAAGATCAGCTGGGAAAGAAAAGGACAGTAGCTATCTGGGCTGGTCCTCTGAATTTGTAAGTATCAACTCTGCATTAGCAGAAGCAGAATTCGACACCGTGGTGGCAGCTGAGAAAACAAGAGCTAATGTCTGTAGTTCAGTGGGACCTTTGTCCCAAAGATCTCTTAACCACTCCTTGGCTTCATCTGGCATAGAGTGCGCTTTAGACTTGTCTTTCAAGCCTGTGGCTGGGAAGGATTCCTTCCACCCCTCCTATGTCTTTGGACAGCTGGCTTCCAATGGTCAGCAGCAGAGCGGCAAACCCCTGATTAAAGGTGAGCCAGAATCTTTATCAGACggagaagagagggaggcaaGGTGCGTAGAAAATCAGCGTTTGGGGAATTCTGCCAAGAGCCTGATGACAGGATTGGGAACCGTGTTTGCCGGGAATGGCAATTCCCAAGAGCCAGAGGAAGACTTGGATCACGAGCGGGAGGTGAGTGAAGATGACATGGATTCCTCTGACATTCCGTCCTTGGGGGTCTTGGTGCCTCCAGGCCACATCTGTATTTGCCcgctctgcagcaaagtctttcctAGCCCGCATGTCCTCCAGTTGCATCTCAGCTCTCATTTCCGCGACAAGGATGTTTCCAGAACCAGGCTTTCTCCTGATGGTTCGGTGCCTACCTGTACACTTTGTGGCAAGACTTTCTCCTGTATGTACACCTTGAAAAGACACGAGAGGACTCACTCGGGTGAGAAGCCATACACCTGTGGTCAGTGCGGGAAGAGCTTCCAGTATTCTCACAACCTGAGCCGCCATGCCGTGGTGCACACGAGGGAGAAACCCCACGGCTGCAAGTGGTGCGAGAGACGATTCACTCAGTCGGGCGATTTATACAGACACATCCGTAAATTTCACTGTGGCCTTGTAAAGTCACTGGTGGTTTGA